Proteins from a single region of Hordeum vulgare subsp. vulgare chromosome 6H, MorexV3_pseudomolecules_assembly, whole genome shotgun sequence:
- the LOC123404838 gene encoding E3 ubiquitin-protein ligase UPL3-like produces MIVWFLFGSLLFFLNSLRGAPIEDLCLAFTLPGFPDYVLKEGEQNIIVNIHNLEEYVSLVVDATVKSGIMKQVEAFISGFSQVFDISSLQIFSPQELDYLICGRQEIWEAKSLVDNIKFDHRFTPKSPAIINVSTPLFSYTLIWHSTRDHGEAT; encoded by the exons ATGATTGTCTGGTTCCTCTTCGGTTCTttgttgttcttcctcaattccCTCCGTGGAGCTCCTATCGAGGACCTGTGTTTAGCTTTTACTCTTCCAGGTTTTCCTGATTATGTTCTCAAAGAAGGCGAGCAAAACATAATT GTTAATATCCACAACCTAGAGGAGTATGTTTCTTTGGTAGTCGATGCGACAGTGAAGTCAGGGATTATGAAGCAGGTTGAAGCTTTCATATCAGGTTTTAGCCAG GTCTTTGATATCTCATCCCTCCAAATATTTTCACCTCAAGAGCTTGACTATCTAATATGTGGTCGTCAAGAAATATGGGAG GCCAAATCACTGGTGGATAACATAAAATTTGATCACCGGTTTACTCCTAAAAGTCCTGCCATTATAAATGTAAGTACACCCTTATTTTCCTATACCTTAATCTGGCACT CTACTCGAGATCATGGCGAAGCTACTTGA